The window GCAAGTCCGGGATTTAAAGAGAGGCCTTCGGGATGATCAGCGATTCACTTCGCGGATGAGATGGCCCAGTTCGGGCAGGATCAGTTTTTCCATGGCCAGGCGGACGGCCGCTTCGGACCCGGGGATCGAGATCAGGACCCTTCCCCGATAGGTTCCCGCGACCGCGCGACTCATCATGGCGGCCGAACCGATCTCGTGATAACTCAAAGAACGGAACAGCTCGCCGAAACCGTCCAGTCGTTTCTCCAGCAATCCCGCCACCGCCTCATAGGTGCCGTCCCGTTTCGAAATGCCGGTGCCGCCGCTTAGGATCACGGCTTGAACCTCCGGGCGATTCGCGAGGACCGCCAGAAGTTTTTGAACCTCGGCCGGATCGTCCTTGACCCAATGCGAGGACGCGACGCGATGCCCCCGATCCGCAAGAAGCTTCCGGATCAACGCGCCGCCCGTGTCCGTCTCGGACGTGCGCGTATCGCTCACCGTCACGACGGCGCAACTCACGACGGAGGGCGCCCGGGCTTTATGCTCATCGTGCCCCATCGGAATCCTAAACGTCCCGGATTGGATCAGGAAACGGCTAAGGTCCCCAGACCGCGTCGGGAAGGAGCAGCCGCTTCACGGGTTGCCCTTTGATGACATGCTGCTCCAGGATCTCGGCGACGTCGTTGGGCGTGACCTTCTGGTACCAGACGCCGTCCGGATAGACCACGACGGTCGGCCCGAAGGCGCAGGGGCCCATGCAGGACGATTCCGTGACGATCAGCTTGAAGACCAGATTCAACCGCGCCGTCTCCATCATGAAGCGCATGAAGACTTCCTTCGATCCGTTCCCGCTGCAGGAACCGCGGGGATGATCCGGCGGCCGGGACTGGGTGCAGACCAGAATGTGATGTGTCGGTTTCGGCATGATCGCTCCTCTTCAGGTTAGGGCCACCTTGATCTGGCCGTCCTCGATCTTGACCGAATACGTCCTGACGTTCCTGGACGGATTCGTGGTGCAGACGCCCGTTTTAACATTGTACTTCCAGCTGTGCCAGGGACAGATCACGGTATCCCCCTCCAGCATCCCTTCCCCCAAGGGCCCCCCTTGGTGGACGCACATATTGTCGATCGCGTAAAAATTCCCGTTCAGATTAAAAAGGGCCACCTCGTTCCCGTCGACCTCCACCACGCGGCCTTCACCGGGGGATAGATCCGCGGTCTTGGCCACGGCCACGTACTCGCTCATCGCGCGTTACCCTCCTTTACAGACGAATTCCACAGTATCCGGAACGATCGAGGCGGACAGCCCGCATCGCCCGCGGAATAAATGAGTTGTATTTTATAAGAATGCCGTGGGCTGTTCAATCAAAAAATAGGGGGCCGTCCTTTCGAAGGGCCGCGGCGGCCGGGCGCAGCCTCTTGATTTTTTGCGAAAAAGTCTTATAATAAAGCGGAACGAATCTTATTGGTTACGGTCGTTATAAAAACACGATGGAAATGACGCTACTGCTAAATACGACCTACGAGCCGCT of the Nitrospiria bacterium genome contains:
- a CDS encoding MogA/MoaB family molybdenum cofactor biosynthesis protein, whose product is MGHDEHKARAPSVVSCAVVTVSDTRTSETDTGGALIRKLLADRGHRVASSHWVKDDPAEVQKLLAVLANRPEVQAVILSGGTGISKRDGTYEAVAGLLEKRLDGFGELFRSLSYHEIGSAAMMSRAVAGTYRGRVLISIPGSEAAVRLAMEKLILPELGHLIREVNR
- the nirD gene encoding nitrite reductase small subunit NirD, coding for MSEYVAVAKTADLSPGEGRVVEVDGNEVALFNLNGNFYAIDNMCVHQGGPLGEGMLEGDTVICPWHSWKYNVKTGVCTTNPSRNVRTYSVKIEDGQIKVALT
- a CDS encoding (2Fe-2S) ferredoxin domain-containing protein, which codes for MPKPTHHILVCTQSRPPDHPRGSCSGNGSKEVFMRFMMETARLNLVFKLIVTESSCMGPCAFGPTVVVYPDGVWYQKVTPNDVAEILEQHVIKGQPVKRLLLPDAVWGP